From Streptomyces sp. NBC_00775, one genomic window encodes:
- a CDS encoding MmcQ/YjbR family DNA-binding protein produces the protein MNGTDLHKTAVDCAEGLPGAALEHPFGPDLEVFKVRGKVFMLMTEVPGRPVVILKADPGEAHALREQYSHITPGYHMNKKHWITLEGGAGVDKELVGELVTESYRLVVAHLPKAEQPVDPHTYGSGRPAR, from the coding sequence ATGAACGGAACGGACCTGCACAAGACCGCCGTCGACTGCGCCGAAGGACTTCCCGGAGCAGCGCTGGAGCATCCCTTCGGCCCCGACTTGGAGGTCTTCAAGGTGCGCGGCAAGGTGTTCATGCTGATGACCGAGGTCCCGGGGCGTCCCGTCGTGATCCTCAAGGCGGACCCCGGCGAGGCCCACGCCCTGCGGGAGCAGTACAGCCACATCACCCCGGGCTACCACATGAACAAGAAGCACTGGATCACGCTGGAGGGCGGGGCAGGCGTCGACAAGGAGCTCGTCGGGGAGCTCGTCACCGAGTCATACCGGCTCGTCGTCGCTCACCTGCCCAAGGCGGAGCAGCCCGTCGACCCGCACACCTACGGCAGCGGAAGGCCGGCCCGGTGA
- a CDS encoding helix-turn-helix domain-containing protein, translating to MSTVEDFFAQHDDWPWNPPRPGRATFHYLIAVTEGELRHDVDYVTRTVAPGQWLWVRPGHAQCWHPPGAARGTFILFEPDVLRPDLARLLAPLTAHEAPAVLSPHPDDTAWLQQTALQLLDEHRALGRRPLDVHRALRRSLLESLLLRLANSPDIALDGTAAAGTGRADRYGRFLDALELHFRELHQAADYAELLGCSVRTLSRAARDATGKGVRELIDERRLLEARRLLGAARWDARTVAVHLGFTDPANFGRFFRDRTGLTPAVFAAREARSDA from the coding sequence GTGAGTACCGTCGAGGATTTCTTCGCCCAGCACGACGACTGGCCGTGGAACCCGCCCCGTCCGGGCCGTGCCACCTTCCACTACCTCATCGCGGTCACCGAGGGTGAGTTGCGGCACGACGTCGACTACGTCACGCGGACCGTCGCCCCCGGCCAGTGGCTGTGGGTGCGTCCCGGGCACGCGCAGTGCTGGCATCCGCCCGGCGCGGCCCGCGGTACGTTCATCCTGTTCGAACCGGACGTGCTGCGGCCCGACCTCGCCCGTCTCCTGGCCCCGCTCACCGCGCACGAGGCCCCCGCCGTGCTCAGCCCGCACCCCGACGACACGGCCTGGCTCCAGCAGACGGCACTCCAGCTCCTGGACGAACACCGCGCACTGGGGCGCCGCCCCCTCGACGTCCACCGCGCCCTGCGGCGCAGCCTGCTCGAATCGCTGCTGCTGCGCCTGGCCAACTCCCCGGACATCGCCCTCGATGGCACGGCCGCGGCCGGCACGGGCCGCGCCGACAGGTACGGACGCTTCCTGGACGCCCTGGAACTGCACTTTCGCGAGCTGCACCAAGCCGCGGACTACGCCGAGTTGCTCGGCTGCTCGGTCCGCACCCTCAGCCGTGCTGCCCGGGACGCCACCGGCAAGGGGGTACGCGAACTCATCGACGAGCGGCGCCTCCTGGAAGCCCGGCGCCTGCTGGGAGCTGCCCGGTGGGATGCCCGGACGGTGGCCGTCCACCTCGGCTTCACCGACCCCGCGAACTTCGGCCGCTTCTTCCGCGACCGCACCGGCCTCACCCCGGCCGTCTTCGCGGCCCGCGAAGCGAGGTCCGACGCTTGA
- a CDS encoding AAA family ATPase, with the protein MTTLFLMVGLPGAGKTTRARQLAAEHGALRLTPDDWMIPLFGEAEADGKRDVLEGRMLWLALEAVRLGTDVVVDYGCWSRDERSAIRWLVEAEEACFRMVYLPVDDETQRARIAHRWATAPEETLPMSEADILHGRAHFQEPDAAELEGRRVAGPPPGWGDWREWAADRWPSFA; encoded by the coding sequence GTGACCACGTTGTTCCTGATGGTCGGCCTGCCAGGGGCCGGAAAGACCACGCGGGCTCGGCAGCTTGCCGCGGAGCACGGCGCGCTGCGCCTAACGCCCGACGACTGGATGATTCCCCTGTTCGGCGAGGCGGAGGCCGACGGGAAGCGCGACGTGCTGGAGGGACGCATGCTCTGGCTCGCCTTGGAGGCGGTCAGACTGGGCACCGACGTCGTCGTGGACTACGGCTGCTGGTCACGGGACGAACGGTCTGCGATCCGCTGGCTGGTGGAGGCCGAGGAGGCGTGTTTCCGCATGGTCTACCTGCCGGTGGACGATGAGACCCAGCGCGCCCGTATCGCCCACCGCTGGGCGACCGCCCCAGAGGAGACGTTGCCGATGTCCGAGGCCGACATCCTGCACGGGCGGGCGCATTTTCAGGAGCCCGACGCGGCGGAGCTGGAGGGCCGCAGGGTCGCCGGCCCGCCGCCCGGCTGGGGCGACTGGCGGGAGTGGGCCGCCGACCGGTGGCCGTCGTTCGCGTGA
- a CDS encoding DUF6262 family protein has translation MPPADNTAALAEATRRRSERARHDAEKAVSAARRSGGRISFAAIAKAAGVSRSWLYTQPDLVTAIRQLQNRQPATERTGSQPASVASIQRRLEAALARIKQLRAENSDLARRLETAYGEIRRLRSERPLP, from the coding sequence ATGCCGCCAGCTGACAACACCGCCGCCTTGGCCGAGGCCACCCGGCGCCGCAGCGAACGCGCCCGCCACGACGCCGAGAAGGCCGTCTCGGCAGCCCGCCGCAGCGGCGGCCGGATCAGCTTCGCGGCGATCGCGAAAGCGGCTGGGGTGTCGAGGTCGTGGCTATACACCCAGCCCGACCTCGTCACAGCCATCCGGCAGCTGCAGAATCGCCAGCCCGCCACCGAGCGGACAGGCTCACAGCCCGCGTCGGTCGCATCCATCCAGCGCCGGCTGGAGGCCGCGCTCGCACGGATCAAGCAGCTACGAGCCGAGAACAGCGACCTCGCCCGACGACTGGAGACCGCATACGGTGAGATCCGTAGGCTCCGCAGCGAACGGCCGTTGCCCTGA
- a CDS encoding tyrosine-type recombinase/integrase: MSTLERFQPTAGLLERLMEVVRPEFRGEEFYPPRDSRVFFQGECRIPSCERMLSYSVKQLCTAHYQRWVQASRPEFEAWVPGGDAYHRHHRVIRGCAVTDCRRSMNGCSPRICTRHTELWQAAGSPDLDAWLATARYEPPPHGEQDCVLPDCPWWTTGPGSVLCRRHYIRWRNNGHPELPDEQLIEWFARLELRRDPYIRFHDLGRQVRLEMQFGLQRRADIGDRHTAPRTVTRALSWIRESGVHSLMDWDETQWLEFCHVARKGYQSLSYAFIRGTRFELQRLLIADDPWADQFPRDSWDLRLLDLANEDCCRLHFGGIPQTWLQDLTKRWARWRLTRGSNPAGLTTSVQAITRLACHLADVDGVNGGPAALNRARIETWFAALQAEGHSEHFRSRAISCVGVFLRDVHRYEWQPDLARNALIYDDAPKPRGLKPRFIPEHLMRQLEAPEAVAQFPSDDGRVLLKILMACGLRTKDARWLPFDCIVRDAENNPYLAWLNRKIHDRPAFFPLSEELAAEIGRQQQAVLERFPQGCKWLFPASLKNVDGSKQVSDRRMRDHLAIWLERLSLTDEHGRPVKVTFHQFRHTLATRMINADVPQPVIQTLLDHMSPAMTAVYAKLHDKTLRRHWENALKVNHEGQKAEIAADHPLAGAAWAKMSLVRAKVTLPNGYCGAPVQTDCEYANPCLDCRFFITTGDFLQQHRQQRQETSELIAQAEQAGLARVAEKNRRTLGKLEAIIDALEGAAENQIVVGGQVEDVDAAS; this comes from the coding sequence GTGAGCACACTGGAGCGCTTTCAGCCGACGGCCGGACTGCTGGAGCGGCTGATGGAGGTCGTGCGTCCGGAATTCCGGGGCGAGGAGTTCTATCCGCCGCGTGACAGCCGGGTGTTCTTCCAGGGCGAGTGCCGCATCCCGTCGTGCGAGCGGATGCTGAGCTACTCGGTCAAGCAGCTGTGCACCGCGCACTACCAGCGGTGGGTGCAGGCCAGCCGCCCCGAGTTCGAGGCGTGGGTGCCCGGCGGGGACGCCTACCACCGGCACCACCGCGTGATCCGGGGCTGCGCGGTGACGGACTGCCGCCGCTCGATGAACGGGTGCTCCCCGCGGATCTGCACCCGGCACACAGAGCTGTGGCAGGCGGCCGGTTCGCCGGACCTGGACGCATGGCTGGCCACCGCGCGCTACGAGCCGCCGCCGCACGGGGAGCAGGACTGTGTGCTGCCCGACTGCCCGTGGTGGACGACAGGGCCCGGTTCGGTGTTGTGCCGGCGGCACTACATCCGCTGGCGCAACAACGGCCATCCCGAGCTACCGGACGAGCAGTTGATCGAGTGGTTCGCGCGTCTGGAGCTGCGGCGCGACCCCTATATCCGGTTTCACGACCTGGGGCGCCAGGTCCGCCTGGAGATGCAATTCGGGCTGCAGCGCCGGGCCGACATCGGGGACCGACACACGGCTCCGCGCACGGTGACCCGCGCGCTGAGCTGGATCCGCGAATCGGGCGTGCACAGCCTGATGGACTGGGACGAGACGCAGTGGCTGGAGTTTTGCCACGTAGCGCGCAAGGGCTACCAGTCACTGTCCTACGCGTTCATCCGCGGCACCCGCTTCGAGCTGCAGCGGCTGCTGATCGCCGACGATCCGTGGGCCGACCAGTTCCCGCGTGACAGCTGGGATCTGCGGCTGCTCGACCTGGCCAACGAGGACTGCTGCCGTCTGCACTTCGGCGGCATTCCCCAGACCTGGCTGCAGGATCTGACCAAGCGCTGGGCCCGCTGGCGGCTGACCCGCGGCAGCAACCCGGCCGGCCTGACCACCAGCGTCCAGGCCATCACCCGCCTGGCCTGCCACTTGGCCGACGTCGACGGCGTCAATGGTGGACCGGCGGCGCTCAATCGGGCCCGCATCGAGACATGGTTCGCTGCCCTGCAGGCCGAAGGGCACAGCGAGCACTTCCGCTCGCGCGCCATCAGCTGCGTCGGTGTCTTCCTGCGCGACGTCCACCGCTATGAGTGGCAGCCGGACCTGGCCCGCAACGCGCTGATCTACGATGATGCGCCGAAGCCGCGCGGGCTGAAGCCGCGCTTCATCCCCGAGCACCTCATGCGGCAGCTGGAGGCTCCCGAGGCAGTCGCGCAGTTCCCGTCCGACGACGGACGGGTGCTGCTGAAGATCCTCATGGCCTGCGGTCTGCGCACGAAGGACGCCCGCTGGCTGCCCTTCGACTGCATCGTCCGAGACGCCGAGAACAACCCCTACCTGGCCTGGCTCAACCGCAAGATCCACGATCGCCCGGCGTTCTTCCCGCTGAGCGAGGAACTCGCGGCCGAGATCGGCCGCCAGCAACAGGCCGTCCTCGAACGCTTCCCGCAGGGCTGCAAGTGGCTCTTCCCCGCCTCACTGAAGAACGTCGACGGCAGCAAGCAGGTCAGCGACCGCCGCATGCGCGATCACCTGGCAATCTGGCTGGAGCGGCTCAGCCTCACCGACGAACACGGCCGCCCAGTAAAGGTGACCTTCCACCAGTTCCGGCACACCCTGGCCACCCGCATGATCAACGCCGACGTTCCCCAGCCCGTGATTCAGACCCTGCTCGATCACATGTCGCCGGCCATGACCGCCGTCTACGCCAAGCTCCACGACAAGACGCTCCGGCGGCACTGGGAGAATGCTCTCAAGGTCAACCACGAGGGACAGAAGGCCGAGATCGCTGCCGATCACCCGCTCGCCGGGGCGGCCTGGGCGAAGATGAGCCTGGTCCGCGCGAAGGTGACGCTGCCCAACGGCTACTGCGGAGCCCCGGTGCAGACCGACTGTGAGTACGCCAACCCCTGTCTGGACTGCCGGTTCTTCATCACCACCGGTGACTTCCTCCAGCAGCACCGCCAGCAGCGGCAGGAGACCAGCGAACTCATCGCCCAGGCCGAGCAGGCCGGGCTCGCCCGGGTCGCGGAGAAGAACCGCCGCACCCTCGGCAAGCTCGAGGCGATTATCGACGCTCTCGAAGGGGCCGCCGAGAACCAGATCGTCGTCGGCGGCCAGGTGGAGGACGTCGATGCCGCCAGCTGA